A part of Halobacillus shinanisalinarum genomic DNA contains:
- a CDS encoding helix-hairpin-helix domain-containing protein — MSGNKNPKLPFEKDEKAKLRKAKVKISDIHNKEVDELSKILCVPMNRARLIKGLASFQLVPSIGEKLAEKIVHNLEINSLHEIRDENGAELFDKLESNLGVWTDPCVEDQIRCVIYYANHPKSNKQWFDFTEERKLYRQRNGYPESRPKKAWYE, encoded by the coding sequence ATGAGTGGGAACAAGAACCCTAAGCTGCCTTTTGAAAAAGATGAAAAAGCTAAATTAAGGAAGGCAAAAGTGAAAATAAGCGACATTCATAATAAGGAAGTAGATGAACTGTCTAAGATTCTTTGCGTGCCAATGAACCGAGCTAGACTAATAAAAGGCCTAGCAAGCTTTCAACTAGTTCCTTCCATTGGCGAGAAGTTAGCTGAAAAAATTGTACATAATCTTGAAATCAATTCTTTACACGAAATTCGGGATGAAAATGGTGCCGAACTATTTGATAAGTTAGAGAGCAACCTGGGTGTCTGGACTGATCCATGTGTAGAAGATCAGATTCGATGTGTCATCTATTATGCTAATCACCCTAAAAGCAATAAGCAATGGTTCGATTTTACTGAAGAAAGAAAACTATATCGCCAAAGAAATGGTTATCCAGAATCAAGGCCGAAAAAGGCCTGGTATGAGTGA
- a CDS encoding GNAT family N-acetyltransferase, with product MFTLKVDKDLSLKLLEKEDAKDLFALVDESRDSLRRWLPWVDSMKQEEDYGTVIEMWLKQFASHDGFQAGVLYKNNLAGVAGFQNIDWSNQKTSIGYWLSEKYQGYGIMTRAVRVLINYAFENYKLNRVEIQCGVDNQKSNNIPKRLGLKQEGIIRDGEYLYDHYHDCVVYGALSREWKTLNN from the coding sequence ATGTTCACATTAAAAGTTGATAAAGATTTATCATTGAAATTACTAGAAAAAGAAGATGCCAAAGACTTGTTTGCCCTAGTGGATGAGTCAAGAGATTCCCTAAGAAGGTGGCTTCCATGGGTAGATAGCATGAAACAAGAAGAGGACTACGGTACCGTAATCGAAATGTGGTTAAAGCAGTTTGCCTCTCACGACGGTTTTCAAGCCGGTGTTCTTTACAAAAATAACTTAGCAGGTGTGGCAGGATTTCAAAATATTGACTGGTCAAACCAAAAAACGAGTATTGGTTACTGGCTCTCTGAAAAATACCAGGGTTATGGGATTATGACTAGGGCTGTGAGAGTACTAATAAACTACGCTTTTGAAAACTATAAGCTGAATCGTGTTGAAATACAATGCGGTGTCGATAATCAAAAAAGCAATAATATTCCTAAAAGACTTGGTTTGAAGCAAGAAGGAATTATTAGGGATGGTGAATATTTATATGATCATTACCATGATTGTGTGGTGTACGGAGCCCTTTCTAGGGAATGGAAGACTTTAAACAATTGA
- a CDS encoding APC family permease — translation MNEKNQLQRRLKLIHVVAIGIAYMSPFAVFDTFGIASDVSSGHVPLAYIVVFIAILFTALSYGKLVKKHPTAGSVYTYTKNTINPYVGIIVGWVTFIAYLALPMINALLAKIYLSSGFPQVPSWVWIIGLISIISILNIFGVKIAASINILLVVFQFLVGTIFIYLNVRAITEGPKHFISLSELIPSGMEFSGVFAGAALLALSFIGFDAITTLSEETIKPKKTIPRAILLVASIGGIFFFTITYFMQSLFPDVSVFESIEGASPEIASIIGGNLFLSFFLAGALFSVFASGLAAQVSASRLLYAMGRDEVIPKRFFGYLHPKYNSPIPNILLVGLLSLSALFLDLRTATSLINVGAFTAFSFVNICVITNYFRHKEFGSTLSNLIGPLIGLGFVLYLWSNLDLYSIIIGLVWALLGVLYLTLSTGFFKKEPPEIEFDELEG, via the coding sequence ATGAATGAGAAAAATCAACTGCAACGGAGGCTGAAGTTAATTCATGTCGTAGCGATAGGAATAGCTTACATGTCGCCCTTTGCTGTATTCGATACGTTTGGCATTGCCTCAGATGTATCTTCAGGACATGTCCCTCTAGCTTATATTGTAGTTTTTATTGCCATTCTTTTTACTGCTTTAAGTTATGGAAAATTAGTTAAAAAACACCCAACTGCCGGGTCTGTCTACACGTACACAAAAAATACTATTAATCCGTATGTCGGAATTATTGTTGGCTGGGTGACTTTTATTGCCTACTTAGCCCTCCCTATGATCAATGCTTTGCTGGCAAAAATTTACCTTTCATCAGGGTTTCCTCAAGTTCCAAGTTGGGTGTGGATTATTGGGCTCATTAGTATTATTAGTATTTTAAATATCTTTGGAGTGAAGATTGCAGCTTCAATCAATATCTTGCTTGTCGTCTTCCAATTTTTAGTTGGGACCATTTTCATATACCTTAATGTCCGTGCCATTACTGAAGGACCCAAACATTTCATTTCATTAAGTGAACTAATCCCTTCTGGTATGGAATTTTCAGGAGTATTTGCAGGAGCAGCTCTCCTTGCCTTATCCTTTATAGGGTTTGATGCGATCACCACACTTTCTGAAGAAACAATTAAACCTAAAAAGACGATTCCAAGGGCTATATTACTTGTTGCATCAATAGGTGGTATCTTTTTCTTTACCATTACCTACTTTATGCAATCCCTCTTTCCCGATGTTTCAGTATTCGAAAGTATCGAAGGCGCTTCTCCTGAAATAGCGTCAATAATAGGAGGAAATCTATTTCTCTCCTTTTTCCTAGCAGGCGCCTTATTCTCAGTATTTGCTTCAGGCCTAGCAGCACAGGTAAGTGCATCAAGATTACTATACGCAATGGGGAGAGACGAAGTCATACCAAAACGTTTCTTCGGATACCTGCATCCCAAATATAACTCACCAATACCAAATATTTTATTAGTTGGGCTGTTATCTCTATCCGCGCTCTTCCTAGATTTACGAACAGCAACATCTCTTATTAACGTTGGCGCCTTTACTGCTTTTTCTTTCGTAAATATATGTGTCATCACAAATTACTTTAGACACAAAGAATTCGGATCCACCTTAAGCAATTTGATAGGGCCTTTAATTGGGTTAGGATTTGTTCTATATCTATGGAGTAATCTTGATTTGTATTCGATCATTATCGGGCTAGTTTGGGCCTTACTTGGTGTATTGTATTTGACACTATCAACAGGCTTTTTTAAGAAAGAGCCACCAGAAATTGAATTTGATGAACTTGAGGGATAA
- a CDS encoding aldehyde dehydrogenase family protein, whose product MIEHALELHPKVTDFLKEPKRLFINGEWQESIDGNTFKTVNPATGEVLAAIHAAGKKDVDVAVEAASKAFEEGTWPTMSSYDRSRLMHKLADLMERDFEVLAQLDTLDNGKSIKEMTTSDLPNAIEQLRYYAGWTTKMTGQTIPISHSYFNYTEHEPVGVVGQIIPWNFPIMMALWKIAPALATGCTIILKPAEQTPLSALYLAKLIEEAGFPKGVINIINGFGKTAGEALVKHPEVNKIAFTGSTPVGQSIMKEAANTMKRVTLELGGKSPNIILPDADLDKAIPGVFSGIMVNQGQVCCAGSRVFIPDHLYEEVVAKLVAYAKKVKLGHGLDESTTMGPLVSERQQEIVTSYINEGIKEGANLLVGGEKSEEGYFVTPTVFSDVEDHMTIAQEEIFGPVVVAMPYSTIDEAVTRANSSPYGLAAGLWTEDLKRAHKISRKLKAGTVWVNCYNLTNAAAPFGGYKESGFGREMGSYALDNYTEVKSVWINLD is encoded by the coding sequence GTGATTGAACATGCATTGGAATTACACCCGAAAGTAACTGATTTTTTAAAGGAACCAAAAAGATTATTTATCAATGGCGAATGGCAGGAATCAATAGACGGCAACACGTTTAAAACAGTAAATCCAGCAACAGGAGAAGTACTAGCTGCCATTCATGCAGCTGGCAAAAAGGATGTTGATGTGGCTGTTGAAGCTGCGTCAAAGGCTTTTGAAGAGGGGACCTGGCCTACCATGAGTTCCTATGATCGATCTCGATTAATGCATAAATTAGCTGATTTAATGGAACGTGACTTTGAGGTTCTGGCACAACTAGATACCTTGGACAATGGTAAATCCATTAAAGAAATGACGACTAGCGATTTACCTAACGCCATCGAACAACTCAGGTATTATGCCGGTTGGACGACTAAGATGACGGGGCAAACGATCCCGATTTCACATTCTTATTTCAATTATACGGAGCATGAGCCAGTCGGGGTGGTCGGACAAATTATTCCATGGAACTTTCCTATTATGATGGCCTTATGGAAAATCGCCCCCGCCCTCGCAACAGGTTGTACGATTATTCTGAAGCCTGCCGAGCAAACCCCTCTGTCTGCTTTGTACTTGGCCAAGCTTATTGAAGAAGCAGGATTTCCGAAAGGCGTCATCAATATTATTAATGGTTTTGGCAAAACGGCTGGGGAAGCTCTCGTGAAACACCCTGAGGTGAACAAAATTGCTTTTACCGGTTCAACGCCTGTTGGTCAATCCATTATGAAAGAAGCGGCCAACACGATGAAACGAGTGACGTTAGAACTCGGTGGAAAATCGCCCAATATTATTTTACCTGATGCAGATTTAGACAAAGCCATTCCAGGTGTTTTCTCTGGAATCATGGTTAACCAGGGACAAGTGTGCTGTGCAGGATCTAGAGTATTTATTCCAGATCACCTTTACGAGGAGGTCGTCGCTAAACTAGTAGCGTATGCTAAAAAAGTGAAATTAGGTCATGGATTAGACGAAAGCACCACAATGGGACCACTCGTTTCTGAAAGACAGCAAGAAATTGTTACTTCCTATATAAACGAAGGCATTAAAGAAGGGGCAAACCTGTTAGTTGGAGGAGAAAAATCAGAAGAAGGCTACTTCGTTACACCAACTGTCTTCTCAGATGTAGAAGATCACATGACGATTGCTCAAGAAGAAATCTTCGGTCCTGTCGTCGTAGCCATGCCATACAGTACGATTGATGAAGCAGTCACACGGGCCAATTCCAGTCCTTATGGCTTGGCAGCTGGACTCTGGACGGAAGATTTAAAACGTGCACACAAGATATCCAGGAAGTTAAAGGCAGGAACAGTGTGGGTGAACTGCTATAACCTCACGAATGCTGCTGCTCCTTTTGGGGGGTATAAAGAATCCGGCTTCGGCCGAGAGATGGGATCCTATGCATTGGACAATTATACGGAAGTGAAGAGCGTGTGGATTAACCTAGATTAA
- a CDS encoding aminotransferase family protein — protein MSQSKLVKNSSQESLASELSSLDRKHLLHPSTNPKSQTQFGPKIIFSGGEGIHLHDMKGNTYIDGVSMLWNVNLGHGQKELADASYQQMSNIAYASTFYGYANEPTVRLAEKIASLTPGDLNTIFFTSGGSESNDTAFKLSRFYWQLQGYTEKRKIISLRRGYHGVTVAAQRATGIDAYRNFSGSTDPDIDNAKAHLTDCELGDKSHPEYEGSIRSIIEKEGKDKIAAVIVEPIQGAGGVHMPPEGYLKAVRKLCDEFDIHLIADEVICGFGRTGKMFGVDHWGIVPDFMSVAKGITSGYAQLGGVIMREHIRDTIAEYDDMLAHGFTYSGHPTACAVGLKNIEIVERDGLVENANLMGQALEKGLHHLEDKYPFLTKGRTKGLLAGFDLMEDPEANAPFDNSVKAATTLVEECYQRGLLIRPFDFEPGMNIVAIAPPLIINKDQMEKIIHILDDSLAAFSQKL, from the coding sequence ATGAGTCAAAGCAAATTAGTTAAGAATTCATCTCAAGAATCATTAGCCAGCGAATTATCATCGTTAGACCGTAAACATCTTCTTCACCCATCTACGAATCCTAAATCACAGACCCAATTTGGTCCGAAGATTATTTTTTCAGGCGGGGAAGGAATCCATCTCCATGACATGAAAGGCAACACTTATATTGATGGGGTGTCCATGCTATGGAACGTGAACTTGGGACACGGACAAAAAGAATTGGCTGACGCTTCTTATCAGCAAATGTCCAACATTGCTTACGCTTCTACTTTTTATGGTTATGCCAATGAGCCAACCGTTCGTTTAGCTGAAAAGATAGCCTCTCTAACACCAGGCGATTTAAATACAATCTTTTTTACTTCTGGTGGTTCAGAATCAAATGATACAGCATTCAAGTTATCCAGATTTTACTGGCAACTACAGGGCTATACGGAAAAAAGAAAGATCATTTCCTTAAGGAGAGGGTACCACGGTGTAACGGTTGCCGCCCAACGAGCAACGGGAATCGATGCTTACCGCAATTTTTCAGGATCCACTGACCCTGATATAGATAATGCGAAAGCACACCTTACCGACTGTGAGCTTGGGGACAAAAGCCATCCTGAGTATGAAGGCAGTATTAGAAGCATTATTGAAAAGGAAGGAAAAGATAAGATTGCAGCTGTCATTGTAGAGCCTATTCAAGGCGCAGGCGGCGTACACATGCCGCCCGAAGGATATCTTAAAGCCGTTAGAAAACTCTGTGATGAATTCGATATTCACCTCATTGCTGATGAAGTAATCTGCGGCTTTGGCCGAACCGGAAAAATGTTTGGCGTTGATCACTGGGGCATTGTGCCTGATTTCATGTCGGTCGCAAAAGGGATCACAAGCGGATATGCTCAGCTTGGCGGCGTAATCATGAGAGAACACATTCGCGATACAATTGCGGAGTATGATGACATGTTAGCACACGGATTCACATACAGCGGACATCCAACGGCTTGTGCAGTCGGATTAAAAAATATTGAAATTGTCGAGCGAGATGGCCTTGTTGAAAATGCAAACCTAATGGGGCAAGCACTTGAGAAAGGGCTTCACCACCTGGAGGACAAGTATCCTTTCCTTACAAAGGGAAGAACCAAAGGATTACTAGCCGGGTTTGATTTAATGGAGGACCCTGAGGCCAATGCCCCTTTTGACAATTCTGTCAAAGCCGCCACTACCCTTGTAGAGGAATGTTACCAAAGAGGATTACTTATCAGGCCGTTTGATTTTGAACCGGGAATGAATATTGTGGCTATCGCTCCTCCTCTCATCATTAATAAAGATCAAATGGAAAAGATCATCCACATTTTAGACGATTCATTAGCCGCTTTTTCACAAAAGCTTTAG
- a CDS encoding hydantoinase/carbamoylase family amidase, whose translation MYNIKDSEGVSFEDALKAINCLGNEENRLRSVKNFIELHVEQGPILESESKSIGVVEGIQGMSWLNVTVTGETNHAGPTPMENRRDALVPSSKMITKMNELTKEIDGLKTTIGKVHVKPNVTNVIPGEVEFMIDIRHEDDETRSYAIERLKEQLSTIALMNHVEVTITTDWNSDAVQFSPTVTDAISEAAHNWEYSSLRLFSGPGHDAKYMNKLADTGMIFLPSINGISHNEQELTLDDDIEKGANTLLYVIQKLAANE comes from the coding sequence ATTTACAATATCAAAGACAGTGAGGGTGTATCCTTCGAGGATGCGCTGAAAGCAATCAATTGCTTAGGGAATGAAGAGAACCGATTAAGGAGCGTAAAAAATTTCATAGAGCTCCACGTTGAACAGGGACCGATCTTAGAAAGTGAAAGTAAGTCGATTGGAGTTGTTGAAGGTATTCAAGGCATGAGCTGGCTAAACGTTACAGTAACAGGTGAAACCAATCATGCCGGCCCCACACCTATGGAGAATCGAAGAGACGCGCTTGTCCCTTCCTCCAAAATGATTACAAAAATGAATGAGTTAACGAAAGAAATTGACGGTTTGAAAACAACGATTGGTAAGGTACATGTCAAGCCAAATGTTACCAATGTAATTCCAGGGGAAGTAGAATTTATGATTGATATCCGCCATGAGGATGATGAAACGAGATCCTACGCGATTGAAAGACTTAAAGAACAGCTAAGCACCATTGCCTTAATGAATCATGTCGAGGTAACGATCACGACAGATTGGAACTCGGACGCTGTTCAATTTTCCCCAACCGTGACAGATGCTATTTCTGAAGCGGCTCACAATTGGGAGTATTCCTCTTTAAGGCTATTCAGCGGTCCAGGGCATGACGCTAAATACATGAACAAACTAGCTGATACGGGTATGATTTTTCTGCCTAGTATTAACGGCATCAGCCATAACGAGCAGGAACTCACTTTAGATGATGACATCGAGAAAGGGGCAAACACGCTTCTTTATGTCATCCAAAAACTAGCTGCCAACGAGTAA
- a CDS encoding M20/M25/M40 family metallo-hydrolase: MESLMLTVNRQRLLETLKVSSSIGCTKNGGLNRLALTEEDRVMRNQFITWLHDEGLDVRIDDFGNIYGRRKGKLNDKPVIAVGSHLDTQPCGGRYDGILGVLTALEVIRVLNENHIETDYPIEIINFTNEEGARFEPPMLGSGEYLKA, from the coding sequence ATGGAGTCACTGATGTTGACAGTTAACAGACAGCGTTTACTAGAAACGCTTAAAGTAAGCTCTTCCATTGGTTGTACTAAAAATGGAGGGCTAAACCGACTTGCCTTAACAGAAGAAGATCGAGTCATGAGAAATCAATTTATTACATGGCTGCATGACGAAGGTTTGGATGTCAGGATTGACGATTTCGGTAACATTTATGGAAGAAGAAAAGGAAAACTAAATGACAAACCCGTTATAGCTGTTGGTTCTCACTTAGATACCCAGCCCTGCGGGGGACGTTATGATGGCATTCTAGGTGTTTTAACAGCATTAGAGGTCATCAGGGTGTTAAATGAGAATCATATTGAAACCGATTACCCGATAGAAATTATAAACTTTACTAATGAAGAAGGCGCACGTTTTGAGCCTCCCATGCTTGGCTCTGGGGAGTATCTGAAAGCTTAA
- a CDS encoding sigma-54 interaction domain-containing protein, with product MNKKFFEDSHFHHIFNHLKDGIFIADHNGVALWINDTSTKQMGAPRSQVIGRNVTELENNGLFTPSVTKIVLEKKETVTKVQTSKGRQYLATGYLVDIKADDTEYILVQVKDITETVRASFQLEKAETLLQKYWDELQQMKQKQSDDGKKRLVIGKSKKHEEMLDLISRVATVDATILLNGETGVGKSMVAEEIHKRSNRPDKPFVQINCGAIPETLLESELFGYKKGAFTGASSGGKVGLVEKANGGTLFLDEIAELPLTLQPKLLQLLQNKSFIPIGSTDVKKVDVRIITATNQNLVQMVEDKQFREDLYYRLNVVSIQIPALRERKDDILPLIYHYFDSFKAKYRKTSTLSKDLLAYLQNYSWPGNIRELENMVERLVVTAKSNTIEKSDLSDKVLEEIQHKENSYFSSSGQSLPNYLEHVEKRAIQEAKVQHQSTRKAAQSLGITQSAFMRRLKKYNL from the coding sequence ATGAACAAAAAGTTTTTTGAGGATAGTCACTTTCACCACATATTCAACCATTTAAAAGATGGGATTTTTATAGCTGATCATAACGGGGTTGCTTTGTGGATTAATGATACGAGTACAAAGCAGATGGGGGCACCACGATCTCAAGTGATAGGAAGAAATGTTACGGAATTAGAAAACAATGGTTTGTTTACTCCGTCTGTAACAAAGATTGTATTAGAAAAGAAAGAGACCGTGACAAAAGTTCAAACTTCTAAAGGCCGGCAATATCTGGCAACGGGATATTTAGTAGACATAAAGGCAGATGATACCGAATATATCCTGGTACAAGTCAAGGACATCACAGAAACGGTCAGGGCTTCTTTTCAACTAGAAAAAGCGGAAACACTCCTGCAAAAGTATTGGGATGAACTTCAACAAATGAAGCAGAAACAAAGTGATGACGGTAAAAAGAGGTTAGTAATCGGCAAAAGCAAGAAGCATGAAGAAATGCTGGATTTAATCAGCAGGGTGGCGACAGTGGATGCGACCATACTGTTGAATGGGGAGACGGGTGTGGGAAAAAGCATGGTGGCTGAAGAAATTCATAAACGAAGCAATCGGCCTGATAAGCCGTTTGTTCAGATCAATTGTGGGGCCATACCAGAAACGCTGCTTGAATCTGAATTATTTGGCTATAAAAAGGGAGCCTTCACTGGGGCAAGCAGTGGGGGGAAGGTTGGTTTAGTAGAAAAAGCAAATGGAGGCACACTATTTTTAGATGAAATTGCAGAACTGCCGTTGACTCTACAGCCAAAGCTGCTTCAACTGTTGCAAAACAAATCCTTTATTCCCATTGGTTCAACAGATGTAAAGAAGGTGGATGTGCGAATTATAACGGCCACCAATCAAAACCTTGTGCAAATGGTAGAGGATAAGCAATTTCGGGAGGACTTATATTACCGGCTTAACGTTGTCTCTATACAAATCCCTGCATTACGAGAAAGGAAAGATGATATCCTTCCACTGATTTACCATTACTTTGATTCATTTAAAGCAAAATACAGAAAGACATCTACCTTAAGCAAAGACTTGCTTGCTTACTTGCAAAATTACAGTTGGCCAGGAAATATTCGCGAGTTGGAAAATATGGTGGAACGTTTAGTCGTTACCGCAAAGTCGAATACGATTGAGAAAAGCGATCTTTCAGATAAAGTATTGGAGGAAATTCAGCATAAGGAAAATTCCTATTTTAGTTCAAGTGGACAAAGTCTTCCTAACTATTTAGAGCATGTCGAGAAAAGAGCGATACAGGAAGCGAAAGTGCAACATCAATCTACAAGGAAGGCAGCGCAATCCTTAGGAATAACCCAATCTGCTTTCATGAGAAGATTGAAAAAATACAACCTCTAA
- the aguA gene encoding agmatine deiminase, producing the protein MVVDLNSTPKPDGFRMPGEFEQHKGTWMLWPTRTDTWRSGAKPVQRVYIEVAKAISMFEPVTMCVAAEQFENARALLPDDIRIIELSSNDAWMRDIGPTFVKNENGDIRGVDWGFNAWGGLEEGLYYPWDKDLLVTQKVLEIEQINRYDATDFILEGGAITVDGEGTLITTEQCVLNPNRNQLLTKEETEEKLSQYLDIEKVIWLKSGLVGDETDGHVDEVVFFVRPGEVAIGWTDDPEHPQYTVLQEAFRVLEGATDAKGRKLKIHKIYLPEQVTLSESESLEIDFSNHSFERSTEKTFIATYINCYLCNGGVILPTFNDPQDERAVETFKKMYPDRKIVTVNTREISVGGGNIHCITQQQPLP; encoded by the coding sequence ATGGTAGTAGATCTGAACAGTACGCCGAAGCCTGACGGGTTTAGAATGCCTGGGGAGTTTGAACAACATAAAGGTACATGGATGCTTTGGCCGACAAGAACCGACACATGGAGGTCTGGGGCTAAACCAGTCCAACGAGTCTATATCGAGGTGGCTAAGGCAATTTCAATGTTTGAGCCGGTCACGATGTGTGTAGCAGCAGAACAATTCGAAAATGCTCGTGCTCTTTTGCCAGACGATATTCGGATCATTGAACTTTCATCTAATGATGCTTGGATGCGCGATATTGGGCCAACTTTTGTTAAGAATGAGAATGGTGATATTCGAGGTGTAGACTGGGGATTTAATGCCTGGGGCGGGTTAGAGGAAGGACTCTATTATCCTTGGGACAAGGATCTCCTTGTCACGCAAAAAGTGTTGGAAATTGAACAGATCAATAGATATGATGCTACGGACTTCATATTAGAGGGTGGAGCCATTACCGTAGATGGGGAAGGAACACTCATTACAACAGAGCAGTGTGTCTTAAACCCCAATCGAAACCAGCTCTTGACAAAAGAAGAAACCGAAGAAAAGCTATCCCAGTACTTAGATATAGAGAAAGTTATTTGGCTGAAAAGTGGTTTGGTAGGGGATGAAACAGATGGCCATGTGGATGAAGTGGTATTTTTCGTTCGACCAGGAGAAGTGGCTATTGGTTGGACAGACGATCCCGAACATCCACAGTATACGGTGCTTCAGGAAGCCTTTAGGGTCCTTGAAGGAGCTACTGATGCCAAGGGTAGAAAATTAAAGATTCATAAAATATATTTACCGGAACAGGTAACATTGAGTGAATCGGAAAGTCTCGAAATCGACTTTTCCAATCATAGTTTTGAGCGGTCCACTGAAAAGACGTTTATAGCAACGTATATAAATTGTTATTTATGTAATGGTGGAGTGATTTTGCCAACGTTTAATGATCCACAGGACGAGCGTGCTGTTGAAACGTTTAAGAAAATGTATCCAGATCGCAAAATTGTTACAGTGAATACCCGGGAAATATCAGTCGGCGGTGGTAATATCCACTGTATCACGCAACAGCAGCCTTTACCTTAA
- a CDS encoding aminotransferase family protein, with protein MRNVTNVNQELSELDKKHFLHPTSPIKQQQEHGPAFIFTKGDGVYLEDVNGNRVIDGMSSLWNVNIGHGRKELGQAAMEQMNELAFSSCFATFSNEPAIRLAAKLAEITPGDLSTTFFTSGGSESNDTAYKLARHYWILKGMPQKKKIISCEKSYHGVAMGATSATGLKPFRDFTNSLAPDFYYTEHLSAQALRETIEAEGPETIAAFIAEPVQGAGGVHIVSEDYFKEVRELCNHYNILLITDEVITGFGRTGKAFGMEHYGVTPDMMCLAKGITSGYAQLGGVVLSESIHKDFMERSNGTLLHGYTYSGHPMACAVALRNIEIIENENLVENARNMGEEMLKGFQWIQGERDLVGEVRGLGLMGAVEILSQGKEPLAPAIVNEAASRGLICRSVVFDNQDTLVFAPPLTINKQEVEQMIEILHDAIHAIEHNL; from the coding sequence GTGAGGAACGTAACGAATGTAAATCAGGAATTGTCAGAATTAGATAAAAAACACTTTTTACATCCGACATCTCCGATTAAACAACAGCAAGAACACGGTCCAGCGTTTATTTTTACAAAAGGGGATGGTGTATATCTTGAAGATGTAAATGGCAATAGGGTCATCGATGGAATGTCCTCTTTGTGGAACGTAAATATTGGACATGGCAGAAAGGAACTGGGTCAAGCAGCCATGGAGCAAATGAATGAGTTAGCCTTCAGCTCTTGCTTCGCGACATTCAGCAATGAACCAGCTATCAGGCTGGCGGCTAAGCTTGCTGAGATCACTCCAGGGGATTTAAGCACAACCTTTTTCACATCTGGAGGGTCGGAGTCCAATGACACGGCGTATAAGCTTGCCCGCCATTACTGGATATTAAAGGGCATGCCTCAAAAGAAGAAAATTATCTCGTGTGAAAAATCGTATCATGGGGTAGCGATGGGAGCGACGAGTGCCACTGGGCTAAAACCATTTAGAGACTTTACTAATTCGTTAGCACCGGATTTCTATTATACGGAACATTTATCTGCTCAAGCTTTACGTGAAACGATTGAAGCTGAGGGTCCGGAAACCATTGCCGCCTTTATTGCCGAGCCGGTTCAAGGGGCTGGTGGTGTTCATATCGTGTCTGAGGATTACTTTAAGGAAGTAAGAGAGTTATGTAATCATTACAATATTTTGTTGATTACAGATGAGGTCATCACAGGTTTCGGTAGAACGGGAAAGGCATTTGGAATGGAGCATTATGGTGTTACTCCAGATATGATGTGTTTGGCAAAGGGGATCACAAGTGGATATGCACAGCTCGGCGGGGTCGTTCTTTCCGAGTCTATTCATAAAGACTTCATGGAACGATCAAATGGGACACTCCTGCATGGCTATACCTATAGCGGCCATCCAATGGCTTGTGCCGTGGCTTTGCGTAATATTGAAATCATCGAAAATGAAAACTTGGTGGAGAATGCCCGAAACATGGGCGAGGAAATGCTGAAAGGCTTTCAATGGATACAAGGGGAAAGGGACCTTGTCGGTGAAGTTCGAGGATTAGGCTTGATGGGAGCTGTTGAAATTCTATCACAAGGAAAAGAACCTCTAGCTCCTGCGATTGTAAATGAAGCGGCAAGCCGGGGACTTATTTGCAGGTCTGTCGTCTTCGATAATCAAGATACACTCGTATTTGCACCACCGCTAACGATTAACAAACAAGAGGTAGAACAAATGATAGAGATTCTTCATGATGCAATTCATGCAATTGAACATAATTTATAA